ttgaattcaagggcttcgagcttgttcttgaattcagtggtcttgatcttgatcgttcttgaacttgaatgtttgaattcttaaacttgtagctttgtagagaattaaatggcATTTGTACTACGGAGTTTCTCTaacttcttgtttagaatttttgtcttctgaattatgaggacccctatttatagttttagaatagaggagttgctATTGGGATAGGATTCCGTTCTGCCAATCATATATAAGTGACATGGCATTTGGGTTTTATGGAGAGGgcttgtcatctttgacacatgtcatgattttattgattttcttatttgacttggcatgccacatcatctGCACACGTTGCGCCAAGATGGGATCTAGAATGAGATGGGATTGGGTTTAACAAATTGGGTTCATCCAATGtagcccaaatcaattaatttatacttaattaaatccatatttattggacttaaatatttaactcaattatatcaatccacaatatttatttggattaatatatttatgaattcaatataatctgaatcattttataaatttatatttcataaattttgaatgatTACAAATGTCCCCTGCTTCAAGTCTTGTCTAGATTATCTTTTAGAGACTAGGCTTGAAGCATTAACCGGTTACTAAATTCACCTtagttaaaaatgaattataattaaattaacaattataatcctactcaatttcatatttcaatataTGGTTTATTGcccaaacaaaaaagaaattacatttCAATtaggaattgtaatcctactcaatttcatattcatatatatgttttattgtccaagccaaaaagaaattgtaattgaactagGAGAAGGATTTTATCCCACCACATGACatatataaatagatacattgtcTCCACAATTTTATCTTCAATTACAGATTGTGAGCCTACGACGAAAAGGGCATACTCAaggtaatttttcttatttattttcgtCACTTTTTTACAGCTTGACATGTCTGTCGTAAAAAAATCATATCTCattgtagaaaaatcaaaatcataaaccatttgattttttataatatagacTATTCGCACTCTAACATacccaaaattcaaaatttaatacccTCAGAATAtttctagatgattttttgaagttagctcTAGATTCTGTCATGCTAAAAATTCGTCGCTTTTTTTACAACCTGAAATGTTCCtcgtagaaaattcatatctcattgtagaaaaatcaaaattatgaaGCGTTTAATTTTTCAGAAACTATACTTTTCGATATCTAGCatatccaaaattcaaaatttaataccttcagaatctttctagatgattttttgaagttaacTCTAGATTCTGTCATGCTAAAAATTCATCACTTTTTTTACAGCCTGACATGTTAGTCATAtaaaattcatatctcattgtagaaaaatcaaaatcatgaacTGTTTGATTTTTCAGAAACTAAACTTTTCGATCTCtaacatatacaaaatttaaaatttaataccttCAGAATCTTTCTATATGATATTTTGAAGTTAACTCTAGATTCCGCCATGccaaaaattttcagatttgtgCGACTTACTAAAAATCTAGTGACTTGACGTAGGAACAACGATATCACAATCCGCTTGATGATTCCAAATCTAGACATAAAGGTATACAACACATAGaagattcaagatttaatacCTTCCGGGTCTTAAACATCATTACGGGTAATAATCTCTCCTTCACttgtatttccttttttttttctttttttgtagatcagcaaaagaaattttatattttatggagGCTACATAATTGAAGgatttatcacataaaaatgtGCTTAAAATCGTCAATgccgaaataaataaataatactctCAAGGTGTTCCATGGCCCTGAATGCTTAACCAATTTGAAATTTTACTAGAATgccgtgtaacgctcccgccttgaaaacAAACTCAAGGTATTACAAGGTCCCAAGTTTTTaaccatgaagctttactagaataccgtgtaacaCTTCCGCCttgaaaaataaactcaagttgttacaaggtcccgaatgataaatcaacttgaagattttctAGAATAccatgtaacgctcccgccttgaaaataaactcaaggtgttacaagatCTCGAATGCTTATCAAACTtgaagctttactagaataccgtgtaacgATCCTGCCTTGTAAATAAACTCAAGATGTTACAAAGTTCGGAATtcttaaccaacttgaagctttactagaataccATCTAACACTCCCgccttaaaaataaattcaaggtgttacaagatcctgaatgcttaaccaacttgaagctttactagaatacTGTGTAACACTCCccccttgaaaataaactcaaggtgttacaaggttcCGAATGtttaaccaacttgaagctttaataTAATATCGTGTAACGCTCCGGCcttgaaaataaattcaaggtgttacaaggtcctgaatgcttaaccaacttgaagctttaatgggataccgtgtaacgctcccgccttgaaaataaactcaaggtgttacaaggtcctgaatgcttaaccaacttgaatCTTTAATAGGATACCGTGTAATGTTCCCGCCTTCAAAATAAACTCAAGggttacaaggtcccgaatgtttaaccaacttgaagcttaCTAGAATATCGTGTAACGCTCCCGcgttgaaaataaactcaaggtgttacaagttACCGAATGCTTGACCAACTTGAAACTTTAATAAgataccgtgtaacgctcccgccttgaaaataaactcaaggtgttacaaggtcctgaatgcttaaccaacttgagaCAGGATAAAGCCGTGAAAAGACcagcttaaggtgcaaagggacaaatattgtccaccttaagacatgaaaatttaaGGATCCTTTTAAAGATAAATCCGTGGGAACtctagcttaaggtgcaaaggggcaagtttgtccaccttaaggcataGAAATTTAATCCGTTGAAGGATAAATTCGCAACAAAGCTAGATTAAGGTGTAAAGGGACAAAATTGTCCATCTTAAggcatgaaaaatttaaagatccttTTAAATATACACCAGTAAAAAGGTCAACTCAAGGTGAAATGGGACAAATATTGTCCACCGTAAGACATGAAAATTTACAAAGATTCTTTTAAGTATACACCCGTGAAAAGGCctagcttaaggtgcaaagaGACAAgtttttaaaccttaaaaaatagaaatttaaagaTCTATTGAGGGATAATCCGCAACAAAGCTatcttaaggtgcaaagggacaaacgTCACGCACCTTTAGGCATGAAATTCAATTACATACGCATTTGGAGACTTCTACGTACATACTTGAATTCTTAAATTCATACTTAGAGGATTTGAATACTTCAACCTGTatacttagagaatttggaCACTTCAAATAATAAAGTGAAAGAATATAAAGACTTTAATTTGCATACTTGATGTAATTTAAAGACTTCCACCGTACTAATAAgagattcatattttataaggGTTTCCCCTTTTCATAGATCCGTCAATACTTCGTACAAGTCTAAAGTTTGATGAGACAAAACATAAATACATATCGCTTTGACTTCTCTTTGAATTTAAGTGggaacatttttattttttgacactCATGCAACAGAACATAGAATATGGTTCTAAGCGCCTACGTACCTCAATAAAGAGGATCAAGTCACAACGTAATTCTGGGGATTTGAgtgattattcttttttttgtggTTGTGTCGTATACATTTTATACTCTTGCGGTCCAGGAGTGACATGCAATTTAGGCCCGTACCTTAAGGAGCATCATCTTACTTCAAGGATAGTATCTCTTTAGGAATTTGGCATTAATAAGACCGATCCTTAAGCCATCAGCATCAACAAACTTGTAAGCACCATTTGAATATGCTTCTTGTGAGACATATGGTCCATCCAACTTTGAGGTAAATTTGCCCCCAGACTTGTGCGATGTAATGATTGGTCTTCTTACTGCGACAACTTGATCTCCAACTTGAAAGCACCTCAAGCGAACCTTCTTATTAAAAGAACGATATAGACGAGCTTGATAAAATTCAAGGTTTTGTTGGGCTTCTAACCTCTTTTCATCAAGTGCTTCTAACTCAGCAAGACGCAATCGGGCATTATCTTCCTTAGTGAGTCCTTATTGAATAGCAAGTCTTAAGGAGGGTATTTAATGCTCGAGTGGCAGGACTGCTTCAACTCCAAAAGCAAGTGAATATGGTGTTGCTTGAGTTGGTGTGCGATATGTTGTCCTATATGCCCACAAAGCTTCTTCCATTCTTTCATGCCAATCCCATTTGGATTTGGAGACAACTTTCTTGAGTAGGTTGCATAAAGTCTTATTGAATGCTTCAGCAAGACCATTAGGGCAGCATGGTACATAGAAGATTTACGCTGCTTAAAGTCAAAAAGATCACAAATCTTGTTCATTAacttgttatcaaatggttttCCATTGTATGTTATTATATAGTGAGGGATGCCAAAGCGTTAGATAATATTTACTCGGATAAAATTTGcatcattctctttcttcaccTCTTTAAGAGCGACAACTTCAGCCCATTTTGAAAAGTAATCAGTTGCAGCCAAGATGTACAAGTGTCCACCAGAAGACTTTGGTAATGGTCCTACAATATCCAGTCCCCAAGCGTCAAATAGCCAAGATGCGATGGTTGGGTGCAATACTTCGGATGGCTGATGAATGAAATTCGCATGAAATTGACAAGCATCGCATTTTCTGGCGTAATATGAGCAATCTTTCACCATGGTTGGCTAGTAATACCCCATCCTCTTTATGTGCAAATAAATTTTCGTACAGATTGATGTGATCCACATACTCCTGAGTGTGCTTCTTGCAGAGCTTGAATCGCTTCTTCCTCTCTTAAACATCATAATAACATACCCTCAAATGATCTTCTATATAATGTATCCTTGTAGTAAAGGAAACGAGGTGCACGACAACGTATGTCAGTTCTTCTTCTTGGATTTTCTGAAAGTATCTCATAACATATGTAGTCAATGATGGATTGTCTCCAATCTTCCTTCGCAGCTTCAACAATGGCGACGATATGATCAagcttattttcaatatattcttcCTCATTTGACGGTGGtactatttatttttgacaGACAGTTACTTGCGTTTGATCAGGAAGGGTTAGTGTTGAAGCTAGAGTAGCCAATGCATGAGCTTTCTTATTCTCTGTTCGACGCACATGTTGAAGGGCTACATCCCCAAGCCATCTTATCAACTTTTGAGTAAAATCATGATAAGGTCGCAATTCAGGCTTTTTTACCTCATAACTTCCTAAgagttgattaatcaccaattgaGAGTCACCAAAGAcctgtaaatataattgtttcatGTCAACGtccatatcaagttcaaatATCAGTGTTTGATATTCAGCGACATTATTGGAGCAACATTGTTTTAGAGTAAAAAAGAATGGTAGAATCTCTTTTTGTGAAGTGATGAACACCACGCCAGCACCAGCTCCGTCGCGATGTGCAGCCCCATCAAAGTACATTTTCCAAGGAGGTTGAACTTCAATTAACATCACATCTTCATCAGGAAACTCATCAGTTAACTCCTAATCATTTGGTATAGGATGGTCTGCTAAGAAATCCGCTAGTGCTTGTCCCTTCACGGATTTTTTAGGGATGTACACAATctcaaattgttgaaattgGAGGTACCATCTTGCTAGTCGGTCACTAAGGACAGGTTTTGACATAACAAACTTGATAGGATTTGCTCTAGAAATAATGCGGACAACATGAGCTTGAAATAATGCTTCATATTTTGAATTGAGAAGACCAGTGCCAAGCATAACTTTTCAATTGGCGAATAATTTAGCTCATTTGGCGTCATCATTCTACTTAAGTAATAAAGAGCATTTTCTTTGCCTTCACTATTCTCTTGAGCTAATAGGGCTCCTACAGACCTTTCTTGTGCTGCAATGTAGAGTATCAATGGTTTTCCAAGTATAGGGGCTGCCAAAATCGGAGGTTTCGCTAGATACGATTTGATACTTTTAAAGACTTAGCTACATGTTTGGTCCCAATTAAAAGGAGCACCTTTCTTCATGAGATGACTAAATGGTTGACATCTCCCCGCTAGATTTGAGATGAACCTTCTCAAGTAGGCTAACTTTCCTTGGAGACTTTTTAACTCATGAATATCTCGAGGTTCAGGCATCTTTGATATTGTATCGACTTTGGCTTGATCAATTTCAATTCCTCGATGTCTAACAATAAAGGCAAGGAACTTGTCAGAAGTAACTCCGAAGGCACATTTCAATGAATTCATCCTTAATTAATATCTTCGGAGTAACTCAAACACCATCCTTAAGTCTTTCAAATGATCACCCCTCTTACTCGACTTTActatcaaatcatcaacataacattcaatatttttatggaGCAAGTCGTCAAAGATATTTTCCATAGCCCTTTGATATGTGGCGCCAACATTCTTTAAACAAAATGGCATAACTTTGTAGCAATAAATACCTTTTGGCATGCAAAATGAAGTGAGTTCTTCATCTTTTGGTGACATGCGGGTTTGATTATATCCAGAAGAACCATCCATGAACGACATTGCCTCATAACCAGTGGTGGCATCAGTCATCAACTCTGGAATGGAAAGAGGAAACTCATCTTTAGGGCATGCATTATTGAGATCTCTAAAGTCAACGCAAACTCGAATTTGACCATTATGCTTCCTCATAGGAACAATACTTGAAATCCATGTAGGATATTTGACCACGAATAAATCCTGCATCAATGAGTTTGTTAACTTCATTTTCTATCAACGGAATCAAGTCTGTTCTAAAATGTCTTTGATCTTGTTTAACTGAACGAGAACCATTTTTGACTGCCAATTGATGGACCGCTACTCTAGGATTCAATCCAGGTATTTCTTTATAACTCCAAGTAAATACATCTCTATATTCTTTGAGTATATTCATGTAAGTgacttcttcatcaatttctagAAACGCACTCAAGTAAGTTGGCTTCGGATCTTCATCAGTGTCAAGGTTAACTTCCTTCAAAGGATCTATTGTGATCTTTACTCCTTCTTCAAGTTCTGGTGGAGAATCTTTAGCATCTTCCTCTTCCACATGATATTGTCATTGACTGATATATGACAACACGAGACAATATCTTCTACCTCTTCCTCAATCTTCTTTTGAGGCAAAGAAACATACTCATTTTGGATTGTAACATGATTTGAGGAACCTAAactttcttcatcttcctcgcTCTCTTTGGTGTAAACCACAGTATGAACCTTTGCCTTGAGTTCCTCTTTACAGGAAACTATAAGTTCCACTCGTCGCCTCATACTAGAAGGAATCAAACTTAAGAAATCCTTTTGAATCAAATGTGAAGTAGGCGTTGTAACTTTTAAATAACTTCTCATGTTATTGTCATTCTTCTTCAGAGGAGCTACCTCTCAAACACAGAAATTCTTGTTGTCGCTTCACCAAGTTGATCAAAGACGGAAGGCCTTTTATTGGGAGCAGTGACATCATCTTCAAAAGTTTTATGATTATTACTGGCCCTTCTTATGGAAATGTGAATTGGCGGCGGTTTTCTATAACCTAGGCCTTCACGCGCTTTCCAAGTTGTATCTTTTGATGGGAGTTTCCCTAGCGCTGATGGCTCACTAGGGTTGTATCCTGCCTTCACAAATAACTTGTAGGCATTGGGATCAAAACCTTCTCTTGTGCGTTTTGTAGAGAGAGTCATATCTAGCACTTGATCTTAAGCGACTGACTTTTCTAGAAACTTAGAAGACAATTTTATTGCATCAATCCGTCTGATAGGAAGTGTTATCCCTCTTAATGCATTTTCTTCAAGGTTAGATGGTTGACCTTGTTTTTTGTCGCTTTTGGAACATAGCAAAACTTAGAAGTATGCTTCTTCTTTGAAGACAGGATCTTTCCTTCATTAAGAATGGGACAAGAGTCTTTAGAATCAATTTTCACCTTTTCGATAGCCGCatcaattctttttcttatgaTCTTACCAATCTTGATTGATTTGACGTCATTGGATTTGACCCCTTTAACAACATAACTTCTCAAATAGAATTTCGCATCCGTAAAGTTTGTCTCCACTTCGGTGAAAGGATTATCATCTGCAACTATCTTTCTTTTAATTCCAccttcaagatatttcaaacatTGATAGTAAGAAGATGAGACAATTCTATTCTCATGTACCCAAGTCCTGCCAAGTAATATGTTGTATGATGTCTTTACGTCAATCACATGCATCCATGCGCTTGATCGCAAATCCCCCATGTGGATCTCTAATTTAATAGAGCCTATGGACCTCTGCCCGCCGTGATTAAATCCTTGTATCAACAGACGACTTTCACTAAGTTCCCCAGTCGTGATGTCAAGTTCCTTCAATGTGTGGATAGGCAAAATGTTGACTCCAGATTCTTCAtctattaagattttatttatCTTCTTCTCTAGCACATGACCCACCATATACAAAGGACGATTGTGTAGTGTTTCACCAAATAGAAGATCGTTATATGTAAATGTGATTTTAGTATCACAGACATGTGCTTCTTGGGAAGAAAGTTCAATAGATTTTTCAGAAGATGAAAGAGACATCATTTCTGAGATTTcccttgtttctttttcttcttccctaGGAGACACTTTTGGTGAGGATTTACTCGTTGTTCCTTCTTTTACAGTAGGAGGCACCTTCATTGTTTGTTCTTTATCCACATCGAAACATGATGCCTCTACATTGCCTTGAGTAGACTTTGTGTCGAACGAGTTTGGCAAGAATTCCTCTAGAGTCACAAGACGTCGAGGTTTTTGGTAGTGATGCAGTTCAACCTTTGCCCTTTTAGGACGCTTGCTTGATTTTTACTTCTCTGAtttcttcatcatttttcaTCTAACCGGTTGCTCGGATAATTCTTTTCGTAAGCTTGACTTGTTGCGTCTTCGCGTAGTTACAAGAATCCAACCCTAATCACCATCTAATGACCCAAATGTGATAGAGATCTGGTTAGAACTAgccttctcatcatcaaggataattttattttcgttAACCAATCGCATCACTCTATCCTTAAAGacaaaacatttttcaagaggATGACTCACAAGTCCGTGATACTTGCAATAATTTGGGTCATCAGTTTTTCCAGCTTCATCGGGTCGCTTCATCTCTGGCAAGTCAATGATCTTTAACTCaagcaattcatcaaaaatttcaGAAACGTCAGAATCCAAGAAAAGATACTTTTTTCCTTGCATCTCCTTTAGCGTCGACTTTTGATTTGAACGAGCTTGGAAAGTCATTCTCACATTTTGTTTTACGCCCTCATTCGTGGTGAACTTTGCAGGTGACACATTTACACTCATGGATTCTTTGTTGTCATTTCTGGGTAGAAACTTGCTCCATCTCTTGGGTTCCTGTTTGTCCCTTCCTTTGCGAGGATCATGGACAATAGTCATATATTTTCCGGCGGATGACATGCTCAACTCCATATCATGAGCGCGAGTAGCTAAATCCTCGAAAGATTTTGGTTTTATTCCTTGCAAGATGTAAAGAAGCTCCCAGTGCATTCCTTGAATACACATTTCAATTGCAAAAGCTTCACTGAGCCTATCCTTGCAATTTAGGCTCGCGTTCCTCCATCGATTTATGAAATCTATGATCGATTGATCCTTCTTTTGGTGAGTATTCGTGAGTTCTACCATTCTCATTGTGCGCCTTGTGCTATAGAAGCGATTGAGAAACTCATATTCTAGTTGCTCCCAACTATCAATAGAGTTAGATTCGAGATCCGTGTACCAATCAAAGGCATTTCCTTTTAGAGAGCAGACAAATTGTTTGACAAGATAGTCTCCATATGTTCCAGCATTATTACATGTCTCCACGAAGTGCGCGATATGTTGTTTTAGATTTCCTTTTCcctcaaattgttgaaatttgggAGGTTGATAACCAACGGGCATATTAAAGTTATCAATCCTAGCAGTGTATGGGTTAGCATACATATGAGAAGACTTGGTGGAGACTTCATACTTATCTTTGATAGTGCCTTCAATAAATTCCTTCAAGCAATCGAGTGGGATCATTCCTTCAGAAGAAACTGGCATCTGTTTAACAAACGAGGCTTTCTTAGCAGGATCTTTGATTTCTTGAACTTCAATGCCCTTTCCAGGTGCATGGTTCGCATCACCATCTAAAAGTCCTTCTATCCTGTCCATCAACTTGTCAATTCGAGACTCTTGGTGTTGTACATGCTTCGTCAATCCTTCAACCAACTTCGTCAGATTTACGAATTGTTTCTCAGGAGAGAAAGCAGCACTCACCATCGTTTGTATGATCATCGGAGATGCGGGAGAGGAACATGGATTTTCATGTAAGTTAATTTTCAGTGGACTCACGTTACGCGATATACATGGAGATAATTCACAAGTTGAGTCACACTTCTCCCTTGTGGTAGAGTTCTTGGACCAGATTGCTCAAGTAGAGTCAATGTCTTCTTGATCTTTTCAGCAACACTACTTTCTCATTCTAGAGCAtttgtggaggaacttgctcCTTTTGGAGTCGAAGACCCAAAAACAGGGGTTGATGCAGACGACACTTGAAGCGTTTGTTGCCCTAGTGTAGCAGTCTTGCTTCTTGCAACAACTCCAAAACTTCCAAAGGTAACTCCAAGGATGTCTTCAACTTCAGTAGAGAACTTGGAGCTAGTGACCTTAGAGGAGGTTGATCGAGAGTTGTTGTTCATGGAAGTCATCTCGATATTCTTTGAtgtttgaaaagttgagatgaGAGGTATAGATTGTCCCACTTGGCGTGCCAGAATTTGTAGACAATAACATTCGcgtcgagaaaacaataatcaagaacggaaaattatagcaacaatcaattttattatttcaaatgcgagtgttacaatctctataattcctctgaattcgccttttcaaatataaattcaagggctttaaatctt
The sequence above is a segment of the Solanum lycopersicum chromosome 10, SLM_r2.1 genome. Coding sequences within it:
- the LOC138338827 gene encoding uncharacterized protein gives rise to the protein MYFDGAAHRDGAGAGVVFITSQKEILPFFFTLKQCCSNNVAEYQTLIFELDMDVDMKQLYLQVFGDSQLVINQLLGSYEVKKPELRPYHDFTQKLIRWLGDVALQHVRRTENKKAHALATLASTLTLPDQTQPSEVLHPTIASWLFDAWGLDIVGPLPKSSGGHLYILAATDYFSKWAEVVALKEVKKENDANFIRRKSSMYHAALMVLLKHSIRLYATYSRKLSPNPNGIGLTKEDNARLRLAELEALDEKRLEAQQNLEFYQARLYRSFNKKVRLRCFQVGDQVVAVRRPIITSHKSGGKFTSKLDGPYVSQEAYSNGAYKFVDADGLRIGLINAKFLKRYYP